DNA from Cupriavidus necator N-1:
TGGCCCAGGACGCCAACTTCACCATGAACGGTTCCGCGGCGCTGGGCGAAGCCCTGACGCCGGGCGCGATGATCGACCTGTGCCTGGCCGAGAACGACCGGCGCATGGCCGGCTACGACGCGCGCCTGCTGCGCCCGGAAACCGTGCCGCGGCTGGCCCGGCTGGCGCGGCGCTTCGTCAAATAGGGCCGGCCCATGCACCTTGCGTTGGCGTTGTCACTGCTGTCGCTGGCGGTCTGGCTGGTGCTGATCTTTGCCCGTGCCGGCTTCTGGCGCGTGCGCAAGCCGGCTGCCGCACCGGATCCCGCGGCCTGGCCAGACGTGGTCGCGGTCATCCCAGCCCGCAACGAGGCCGAGGTGATCGGCCGCGCCGTGGCCGGCGTGCTGGGCCAGCGCTACCCGGGCCGGCTGGCGCTGGTGGTGGTGGACGACCACAGCCAGGACGGCACCGCCGATATCGCCCGCGCCGCCGCCGCGGCCACCGCGCGCCCGCGGGGGCTGACCGTGATCGGCGCCCGCGAGCTGCCGGCCGGCTGGAGCGGCAAGGTCTGGGCCCAATCCGAAGGGCTGGCCGCGGCCGACCGCATCGCCGCGCAGGCCCGCTACGTCTGGCTGACCGATGCCGATATCTGGCACGGCCCCGGCGTGCTGGCCGCGCTGGTGGCGCGCGCCGAGCACGAGCGGCGCGACCTGGTCTCGCTGATGGTGCGGCTGCGCTGCGAATCCGCCTGGGAACGGCTGATCGTGCCGGCCTTTGTCTTCTTCTTCGCCAAGCTCTACCCCTTCGCCCGCGTGCGCGATGGCCGCAGCCGCGTGGCCGCCGCGGCCGGGGGCTGCATGCTGGCCAGCCGGGCGGCGCTGGCGCGCATTGGCGGCTTTGCCGCCATCCGCGGCGAGCTGATCGACGACTGCAGCCTGGCCTCGCGCATCAAGCCCGGCGGCGCGATCCGCCTGGACCTGGCCGACGACAGCGTGTCGTTGCGGCCCTACAACGACTGGCGCAGCCTGTGGGACATGATCGCGCGCAGCGCCTACACCCAGCTGCGCTATTCGCCGCTGCTGCTGGGCGGCGCGGTGGCGGGCATGGCGCTGACCTACCTGGTGCCGCCGGTGCTGGCGCTCGGCTGGCGGCTGTGGCCGGCATGGCTGGCCTGGGGCGCGATGACCCTGGCCTACCTGCCGATGCTGCGCGAATACCGGCAGCCGGCGTGGCTGGCGCCGCTGCTGCCGGTCACGGCGCTGTTCTACCTGGGGGCGACCATCGACTCGGCACGGCGCTACTGGCTGCGGCGCGGCGGGCAGTGGAAGGGCCGGGCGCAGGCGCCGGTGCGGTCCTGAGCGTGCCGTACCAGCTTAGCGCTTGTCGAGATACCCCTGCGCCCGGAACCACTCCAGCGCGTCCCGCAAGCCCTCCTGGTATGGCCGCGGCTGATAGCCCAGCACCTTGCGCGCCTTGTCTGATGTAAAGAACATCCGGTACCGGGACATATTGAGTCCATCTACAGTGATGAACGGCTCCTTGCCGGTAAAGCGCGCCGCCGCCTCCGCCCCGTACGCCAGCGGGTACAGCGGCCAGCGCGGCAGCTGCATGGTCGGCGGGCGCCGGCCGCACATCTGCGCGATGTCGCGCAGCATCTGCTGCAGCATCACGTCCTGGCCGCCCAGGATGTAGCGCTCGCCGGCCTGGCCGCGTTCCAGCGCCAGGAAATGCCCTTCGGCCACGTCATCCACATGCGCCAGGTTCAGGCCGGTATCGACAAAGGCGGGGATCTTGCCCGTGGCGGCCTCGACGATGATGCGCCCGGTCGGCGTCGGCCGCACGTCGCGCGGGCCGATCGGGGTGGACGGGTTGACGATGACCGCCGGCAGGCCACGCTCGGCCACCAGCTTTTCGACCACGCGCTCGGCCAGCACCTTGCTGCGCTTGTAGGCGCCGATGGCCTCGTGCGGGCGCAGCGCCGCGGTCTCGTCCACCGGCGCCCGCGCGCCGGCCACGCGCAGCGTCGCCACGCTGCTGGTATAGACCACCCGCTCGACGCCGGCCTGCTGCGCAGCCTCCATCACGGCCAGGGTGCCGTCGACGTTGGTGCGCACGATGTCCTCGGGGTCCGGCGCCCACAGCCGGTAGTCGGCGGCCACATGGAACAGGTAGCACACGCCCTGCAGCGCGGCGGCCACCGCGCCGGCGTCGCGCATGTCGCCTTCCGCCACGGTCACCGGCAGCCCGGCCAGGTTGGTCCGCGGGCTCTGCGGGCGCACCAGCACGCGCACCCGGAAGCCGCGTGCCAGCG
Protein-coding regions in this window:
- a CDS encoding glycosyltransferase, producing MHLALALSLLSLAVWLVLIFARAGFWRVRKPAAAPDPAAWPDVVAVIPARNEAEVIGRAVAGVLGQRYPGRLALVVVDDHSQDGTADIARAAAAATARPRGLTVIGARELPAGWSGKVWAQSEGLAAADRIAAQARYVWLTDADIWHGPGVLAALVARAEHERRDLVSLMVRLRCESAWERLIVPAFVFFFAKLYPFARVRDGRSRVAAAAGGCMLASRAALARIGGFAAIRGELIDDCSLASRIKPGGAIRLDLADDSVSLRPYNDWRSLWDMIARSAYTQLRYSPLLLGGAVAGMALTYLVPPVLALGWRLWPAWLAWGAMTLAYLPMLREYRQPAWLAPLLPVTALFYLGATIDSARRYWLRRGGQWKGRAQAPVRS
- the hpnA gene encoding hopanoid-associated sugar epimerase, which encodes MTKNDDVLVTGASGFLGSAVARRALARGFRVRVLVRPQSPRTNLAGLPVTVAEGDMRDAGAVAAALQGVCYLFHVAADYRLWAPDPEDIVRTNVDGTLAVMEAAQQAGVERVVYTSSVATLRVAGARAPVDETAALRPHEAIGAYKRSKVLAERVVEKLVAERGLPAVIVNPSTPIGPRDVRPTPTGRIIVEAATGKIPAFVDTGLNLAHVDDVAEGHFLALERGQAGERYILGGQDVMLQQMLRDIAQMCGRRPPTMQLPRWPLYPLAYGAEAAARFTGKEPFITVDGLNMSRYRMFFTSDKARKVLGYQPRPYQEGLRDALEWFRAQGYLDKR